Below is a genomic region from Gemmatimonadota bacterium.
AAAAGATGATGCGCCGCAGATGCAACCATGGTGAGAAAGCCCTCAGAAGCGCGGTCGTGATCGCCATAGAGCACGGACTTGTTAAAAACCCATTCCATTGTCGTGCCGAGCAAACCGCACATAGGTTCACGCATAATGGGCCGATCAAACCACAAGTTTACAGAAAAAATGGGCGATGGCTCGTATTGACAAAGCGTGTGATGGAGTTCGGCAAAAGTCTTCGCACAAATCATTCTGGCGAGTTGTAGCGGAGGAACCGCCGCAATACACATATCTGTGTCTATCACACCTCCCGAACGGGTATGGATGCGAACGTCCGAAGGGGCAGGCGCAATAGATGTCACAGCTATTCCGCACTGGACTTCGCCACCCCGTTTTGAGATATATTCCCGTGCGCGATTCTCAAACAAACCGCTCAGGCCCGTCCGCGCATATCCCAAACGCGCGCCATCCGATTCGCCCAAAAAAGCTTCTCGCAGCACAGCTTGAAGATATCGCGCACTGGCATTTTGCGGTCGTTGATTGAGAGCCGCAATACAAAGCGGATCCCAGAAAGCCCTACGCATGCGCGGTTTCTGACCGCAATCATCGAGCCAGGCATCTACAGTGAGACCGATATCCAGATCCCTGTGCAACTCCGCCACGATCTTTCTCAACGGCGGGATATCTGTCCAGTGAACCGCGCCAAAACGCAAAAAGCCAGACAGCAGATTCAACGGCACGGGCAAAAAGGATGGAAACCTCAACGTGTACGCACCACCATCGGCGTGGCGAAAATCTATCCTGAACTGAGGTTGGAACACCACATCGTCGCGCGCACCAATCCGCCCGAGAAAATCGAGCGTCTCCCGATAGCACTTCATCAACAGATGCTGCCCATTATCAACCGTATCGCCCGTAACGGGGTCTGAAAATGAAAAGGTGCGCCCCCCCAATTGCTGCCGCCGCTCCAAAAGTGTAACGGGATATCCAGCATCGCAAAGGCGGACAGCTGCTGCAAGACCGGCAAATCCCCCCCCGATTACAGTTACGCGTTTCACATTACCTCCACGCGACACGACTGCCCAGCCAATAGCGCAGCGCAATGCCCAGTTTGTGCAAATCGTTGAGACGAATAGACGCGCCAAAAACATCGTAATTGGCGCGCTGGATCTTCACGAGCAACTGGGCATAAATTTTGCCCATAATCTGTGCCGAAAACATGGCGGACCGGTCCTCCGCGGGAAGCAATTCTTCGGCTGTTTGATAGAAGGTCCACGCGCGTTGCGCTTGAAACCGCATCAGGTCGATAAACGCAGCATTATAATCTCCCCGAGCAAGATCTTTTTTCGTATATCCAAACCGCGCCATCTCTTCCTGCGGAAGATAAATGCGGTCCTGTTGCCAATCCGTATGCACATCTCGCAAAATATTGGTCAATTGAAGCGCGAGCCCCAGATTAACGGCGTATTCGCGGGTCTGCGGATTGCGGTACCCAAAAATTTCAATACAGATTAACCCCACAACCGATGCGACCCGGTAGCAGTATTCGCGCAACTCGTCAAACGTAGCATACCGATTCTTTGTCAAATCCATCTCAACACCCTCAATAAGCGCCAGAAAATGCGCTTTGGGAATGGGAAAATCCCGCAAAACAGCCTGCAAATTC
It encodes:
- the hpnE gene encoding hydroxysqualene dehydroxylase HpnE, yielding MKRVTVIGGGFAGLAAAVRLCDAGYPVTLLERRQQLGGRTFSFSDPVTGDTVDNGQHLLMKCYRETLDFLGRIGARDDVVFQPQFRIDFRHADGGAYTLRFPSFLPVPLNLLSGFLRFGAVHWTDIPPLRKIVAELHRDLDIGLTVDAWLDDCGQKPRMRRAFWDPLCIAALNQRPQNASARYLQAVLREAFLGESDGARLGYARTGLSGLFENRAREYISKRGGEVQCGIAVTSIAPAPSDVRIHTRSGGVIDTDMCIAAVPPLQLARMICAKTFAELHHTLCQYEPSPIFSVNLWFDRPIMREPMCGLLGTTMEWVFNKSVLYGDHDRASEGFLTMVASAAHHLLHMSNDDLIDMACRELHQVFPESRRAEVLQARVICEHAATCALPLSYAVPKTQTPHPCLFLAGDWTDTGLPPTIEGAVRSGYAAADAVLLK
- the hpnD gene encoding presqualene diphosphate synthase HpnD, producing MNLKKHIGKIVRGARTNFFYAFVFLPRKKREAIFSVYAFSRHTDDIVDDAASPEEARCHLKAWREQLHACYMGNASHPIAQNLQAVLRDFPIPKAHFLALIEGVEMDLTKNRYATFDELREYCYRVASVVGLICIEIFGYRNPQTREYAVNLGLALQLTNILRDVHTDWQQDRIYLPQEEMARFGYTKKDLARGDYNAAFIDLMRFQAQRAWTFYQTAEELLPAEDRSAMFSAQIMGKIYAQLLVKIQRANYDVFGASIRLNDLHKLGIALRYWLGSRVAWR